The proteins below are encoded in one region of Homo sapiens chromosome 2, GRCh38.p14 Primary Assembly:
- the ATG9A gene encoding autophagy-related protein 9A, with amino-acid sequence MAQFDTEYQRLEASYSDSPPGEEDLLVHVAEGSKSPWHHIENLDLFFSRVYNLHQKNGFTCMLIGEIFELMQFLFVVAFTTFLVSCVDYDILFANKMVNHSLHPTEPVKVTLPDAFLPAQVCSARIQENGSLITILVIAGVFWIHRLIKFIYNICCYWEIHSFYLHALRIPMSALPYCTWQEVQARIVQTQKEHQICIHKRELTELDIYHRILRFQNYMVALVNKSLLPLRFRLPGLGEAVFFTRGLKYNFELILFWGPGSLFLNEWSLKAEYKRGGQRLELAQRLSNRILWIGIANFLLCPLILIWQILYAFFSYAEVLKREPGALGARCWSLYGRCYLRHFNELEHELQSRLNRGYKPASKYMNCFLSPLLTLLAKNGAFFAGSILAVLIALTIYDEDVLAVEHVLTTVTLLGVTVTVCRSFIPDQHMVFCPEQLLRVILAHIHYMPDHWQGNAHRSQTRDEFAQLFQYKAVFILEELLSPIVTPLILIFCLRPRALEIIDFFRNFTVEVVGVGDTCSFAQMDVRQHGHPQWLSAGQTEASVYQQAEDGKTELSLMHFAITNPGWQPPRESTAFLGFLKEQVQRDGAAASLAQGGLLPENALFTSIQSLQSESEPLSLIANVVAGSSCRGPPLPRDLQGSRHRAEVASALRSFSPLQPGQAPTGRAHSTMTGSGVDARTASSGSSVWEGQLQSLVLSEYASTEMSLHALYMHQLHKQQAQAEPERHVWHRRESDESGESAPDEGGEGARAPQSIPRSASYPCAAPRPGAPETTALHGGFQRRYGGITDPGTVPRVPSHFSRLPLGGWAEDGQSASRHPEPVPEEGSEDELPPQVHKV; translated from the exons ATGGCGCAGTTTGACACTGAATACCAGCGCCTAGAGGCCTCCTATAGTGATTCACCCCCAGGGGAGGAGGACCTGTTGGTGCACGTCGCCGAGGGGAGCAAGT CACCTTGGCACCATATTGAAAACCTTGACCTCTTCTTCTCTCGA GTTTATAATCTGCACCAGAAGAATGGCTTCACATGTATGCTCATCGGGGAGATCTTTGAGCTCAT GCAGTTCCTCTTTGTGGTTGCCTTCACTACCTTCCTGGTCAGCTGCGTGGACTATGACATCCTATTTGCCAACAAGATGGTGAACCACAGTCTTCACCCTACTGAACCCGTCAAGGTCACTCTGCCAGACGCCTTTTTGCCTGCTCAAGTCTGTAGTGCCAG GATTCAGGAAAATGGCTCCCTTATCACCATCCTGGTCATTGCTGGTGTCTTCTGGATCCACCGGCTTATCAAGTTCATCTATAACATTTGCTGCTACTGGGAGATCCACTCCTTCTACCTGCACGCTCTGCGCATCCCTATG TCTGCCCTTCCGTATTGCACGTGGCAAGAAGTGCAGGCCCGGATCGTGCAGACGCAGAAGGAGCACCAGATCTGCATCCACAAACGTGAGCTGACAGAACTGGACATCTACCACCGCATCCTCCGTTTCCAGAACTACATGGTGGCACTGGTTAACAAATCCCTCCTGCCTCTGCGCTTCCGCCTGCCTGGCCTCGGGGAAGCTGTCTTCTTCACCCGTGGTCTCAAGTACAACTTTGAGCTGATCCTCTTCTGGGGACCTGGCTCTCTGTTTCTCAATGAATGGAGCCTCAAGGCCGAGTACAAACGTGGGGGGCAACGGCTAGAGCTGGCCCAGCGCCTCAGCAACCGCATCCTGTGGATTGGCATCGCTAACTTCCTGCTGTGCCCCCTCATCCTCATATGGCAAATCCTCTATGCCTTCTTCAGCTATGCTGAGGTGCTGAAGCGGGAGCCGGGGGCCCTGGGAGCACGCTGCTGGTCACTCTATGGCCGCTGCTACCTCCGCCACTTCAACGAGCTGGAGCACGAGCTGCAGTCCCGCCTCAACCGTGGCTACAAGCCCGCCTCCAAGTACATGAATTGCTTCTTGTCACCTCTTTTGACACTGCTGGCCAAGAATGGAGCCTTCTTCGCTGGCTCCATCCTGGCTGTGCTTATTGCCCTCACCATTTATGACGAAGATGTGTTGGCTGTGGAACATGTGCTGACCACCGTCACACTCCTGGGGGTCACCGTGACCGTGTGCAG GTCCTTTATCCCGGACCAGCACATGGTGTTCTGCCCTGAGCAGCTGCTCCGCGTGATCCTCGCTCACATCCACTACATGCCTGACCACTGGCAGGGTAATGCCCACCGCTCGCAGACCCGGGACGAGTTTGCCCAGCTCTTCCAGTACAAGGCA GTGTTCATTTTGGAAGAGTTGCTGAGCCCCATTGTCACACCCCTCATCCTCATCTTCTGCCTGCGCCCACGGGCCCTGGAGATTATAGACTTCTTCCGAAACTTCACCGTGGAGGTCGTTGGTGTGGGAGATACCTGCTCCTTTGCTCAGATGGATGTTCGCCAGCATGGTCATCCCCAG TGGCTATCTGCTGGGCAGACAGAGGCCTCAGTGTACCAGCAAGCTGAGGATGGAAAGACAGAGTTGTCACTCATGCACTTTGCCATCACCAACCCTGGCTGGCAGCCACCACGTGAGAGCACAGCCTTCCTAGGCTTCCTCAAGGAGCAGGTTCAGCGGGATGGAGCAGCTGCTAGCCTCGCCCAAGGGGGTCTGCTCCCTGAAAATGCCCTCTTTACGTCTATCCAGTCCTTACAATCTGAGTCTGAG CCCCTGAGCCTTATCGCAAATGTGGTAGCTGGCTCATCCTGCCGGGGCCCTCCACTGCCCAGAGACCTGCAGGGCTCCAGGCACAGGGCTGAAGTCGCCTCTGCCCTGCGCTCCTTCTCCCCGCTGCAACCCGGGCAGGCGCCCACAGGCCGGGCTCACAGCACCATGACAGGCTCTGG GGTGGATGCCAGGACAGCCAGCTCCGGGAGCAGCGTGTGGGAAGGACAGCTGCAGAGCCTGGTGCTGTCAGAATATGCATCCACAGAGATGAGCCTGCATGCCCTCTATATGCACCAG CTCCACAAGCAGCAGGCCCAGGCTGAACCTGAGCGGCATGTATGGCACCGCCGGGAGAGTGATGAGAGTGGAGAAAGCGCCCCTGATGAAGGGGGAGAGGGCGCCCGGGCCCCCCAGTCTATCCCTCGCTCTGCTAGCTATCCCTGTGCAGCACCCCGGCCTGGAGCTCCTGAGACCACTGCCCTGCATGGGGGCTTCCAGAGGCGCTACGGTGGCATCACAG ATCCTGGCACAGTGCCCAGGGTTCCCTCTCATTTCTCTCGGCTGCCTCTTGGAGGGTGGGCAGAAGATGGGCAGTCGGCATCAAGGCACCCTGAGCCCGTGCCCGAAGAGGGCTCGGAGGATGAGCTACCCCCTCAGGTGCACAAG GTATAG